The proteins below come from a single Triticum aestivum cultivar Chinese Spring chromosome 5D, IWGSC CS RefSeq v2.1, whole genome shotgun sequence genomic window:
- the LOC123122220 gene encoding serine carboxypeptidase-like 2 — protein sequence MDMCMGMAKLLLLLLLLVVTAGHGHPAAGKERNTITHVKGFDGPLPFALETGYVEVDEARGAELFYYFIQSERSPREDPLILWITGGPGCSALSGLLFEIGPLKFDVAGYTEGFPRLVYFEDSWTRVSNVIFLDAPVGTGFSYARDERGLDVSLTGTGTHLRVFLQRWIADHPEFASNPLYIGGDSYSGYTVPVAALEIADQPDSAGLNLKGYLVGNAGTDDKYDSGGKVPFMHGMGLISDELYEAAKGSCGGDFVTTPRNAQCANALMAITMATFAVNPVHILEPMCGLALRPPTPISSIVSTGTGRRSARLLVQEADRLALPVECRDNGYRLSYAWADDAEVRATLGIREGSVGAWSRCVTLTHFRHDVASTVPYHANLTRRGYRALVYNGDHDMDMTFVGTQAWIRTLGYPAVAPWRPWYANRQVAGFTTEYAHNLTFATVKGGGHTAPEYRPKECLAMLDRWTSADGRL from the coding sequence ATGGACATGTGCATGGGCATGgccaagctgctgctgctgctgctgctcctcgtGGTCACCGCCGGCCACGGCCACCCGGCGGCGGGGAAGGAGAGGAACACCATCACGCACGTCAAGGGGTTCGACGGCCCGCTGCCCTTCGCCCTGGAGACCGGGTACGTGGAGGTGGACGAGGCGCGCGGCGCCGAGCTCTTCTACTACTTCATCCAGTCGGAGCGCAGCCCGCGGGAGGACCCGCTCATCCTCTGGATCACCGGCGGCCCCGGCTGCTCCGCGCTCTCCGGGCTCCTCTTCGAGATCGGGCCCCTCAAGTTCGACGTCGCCGGCTACACCGAGGGCTTCCCGCGCCTCGTCTACTTCGAGGACTCGTGGACCCGGGTCAGCAACGTCATCTTCCTCGACGCGCCCGTGGGCACGGGATTCTCCTACGCGCGCGACGAGCGGGGCCTCGACGTCAGCCTCACCGGCACCGGCACGCACCTCCGGGTCTTCCTGCAGCGCTGGATCGCCGATCATCCTGAGTTCGCCTCCAACCCGCTCTACATCGGCGGCGACTCCTACTCCGGGTacaccgtccccgtcgccgcgctcgAGATCGCCGACCAGCCGGATAGCGCAGGCCTGAACCTCAAGGGGTACCTGGTGGGCAACGCCGGCACGGACGACAAGTACGACTCCGGCGGCAAGGTCCCCTTCATGCACGGCATGGggctcatctccgacgagctctaCGAGGCGGCGAAGGGCAGCTGCGGCGGGGACTTCGTGACGACGCCCCGGAACGCGCAGTGCGCCAACGCGCTCATGGCGATCACCATGGCCACCTTCGCCGTGAACCCGGTGCACATCCTGGAGCCCATGTGCGGGCTGGCGCTGCGCCCTCCGACCCCGATCAGCAGCATCGTCTCCACAGGCACGGGGAGACGGTCGGCGAGGCTGCTGGTGCAGGAGGCGGACCGGCTGGCGCTCCCGGTGGAGTGCCGGGACAACGGGTACCGGCTGTCGTACGCCTGGGCCGACGACGCGGAGGTGAGGGCGACGCTGGGCATCCGGGAGGGGTCGGTCGGCGCGTGGAGCCGGTGCGTGACGCTGACGCACTTCCGGCACGACGTGGCCAGCACCGTGCCGTACCACGCCAACCTGACGCGGCGCGGCTACCGCGCGCTGGTGTACAACGGCGACCACGACATGGACATGACCTTCGTGGGCACGCAGGCGTGGATCCGGACGCTGGGGTACCCCGCGGTGGCGCCGTGGCGGCCGTGGTACGCCAACCGGCAGGTCGCCGGGTTCACGACGGAGTACGCCCACAACCTCACCTTCGCCACCGTCAAGGGCGGCGGCCACACCGCGCCCGAGTACCGCCCCAAGGAGTGCCTCGCCATGCTCGACAGGTGGACCTCCGCCGACGGCAGGCTCTGA
- the LOC123122219 gene encoding cell division cycle 5-like protein codes for MRIMIKGGVWKNTEDEILKAAVMKYGKNQWARISSLLVRKSAKQCKARWYEWLDPSIKKTEWTREEDEKLLHLAKLMPTQWRTIAPIVGRTPSQCLERYEKLLDAACAKDENYEPNDDPRKLRPGEIDPNPESKPARPDPVDMDEDEKEMLSEARARLANTRGKKAKRKAREKQLEEARRLASLQKRRELKAAGIDNRHKKRKRKGIDYNAEIPFEKRPPPGFYDTVGEDRPLEHVQFPTTIEELEGRRRVDVEAQLRKQDIAKNKILQRQDAPAAIMQANKLNDPEAVTRRSKLMLPPPQISDHELEEIAKMGNAGDPALAEELGEGSTATRTLLANYSQTPRLGMTPLRTPQRTPGGKGDAIMMEAENLARLRESQTPLLGGDNPELHPSDFSGVTPRKKEIQTPNPMATPLASPGPGVTPRIGLTPSRDGNSFGLTPKGTPFRDELHINEEVEMQDSAQLELRRQAELRRGLRSGFASIPQPKNEYQIVMPPITEEKEEAEERIEEDMSDRLARERAEEQARQEALLRKRSKVLQRSLPRPPAASVEILRQSLIKGGESRSTFVPPTSLEQADELINEELLRLLEHDNAKYPLDEQTQREKKKGSKRQTNGAAFVPEIEGFDEHELKEASSMVEEEIQYLRVAMGHENESFEDFVKSHDACQEDLMFFPANSSYGLASVAGNADKISALQHEFEMVKKRMDDEAKKASRLEQKIKLLTQGYQARAAKLGSQIQDTFKQMNTAATELECFQELQKQEQMAGAYRVRNLSEEVNKQKALEQTLQSRYGDLLSGYQSIHEQLEEHKRLLKLQEEAIEAEKRAKEAIEAEKRAKEAALEAENRAKEEAIEAENRAKEALEAETRAKEEEEAAARNRAAEEENERKNHDIEEESGQTTTVTDEEAAGSKGDQMDMDNADVAGELVGPIPPLPDTRVDNNGASVEQSTSNAQSGDSVTVNEGAIDKVDLSKLDGQDNTSCSMDIDAGNQEEGKNVLPAAATSVDVGNTPVSSDQAVSNEGSDAVQAPVSSDQAVSNEGSDAVHAPVSSDEAASNEESGAVPE; via the exons ATGAGGATCATGATCAAGGGCGGGGTGTGGAAGAACACCGAGGACGAGATCCTCAAGGCCGCCGTGATGAAGTACGGCAAGAACCAGTGGGCGCGCATCTCCTCGCTGCTCGTCCGCAAGTCCGCCAAGCAGTGCAAGGCCCGCTGGTACGAGTGGCTCGACCCCTCCATCAAGAAG ACTGAGTGGACAAGGGAAGAGGATGAGAAGCTGCTCCATCTTGCTAAGCTCATGCCTACTCAGTGGAGGACTATTGCACCTATTGTGGGTCGAACACCATCCCAGTGTCTCGAGCGTTATGAAAAATTGCTTGATGCTGCCTGTGCAAAGGATGAGAATTATGAACCTAATGATGACCCAAGAAAGTTGCGACCTGGGGAGATTGATCCAAACCCCGAGTCAAAACCTGCACGTCCAGATCCTGTTGACATGGACGAAGATGAAAAGGAAATGCTTTCTGAGGCAAGGGCTCGCTTAGCTAACACCAGGGGTAAAAAGGCAAAACGGAAGGCAAGAGAGAAACAGCTTGAAGAGGCGAGGCGGCTTGCATCACTGCAAAAAAGGAGAGAACTGAAGGCAGCTGGTATTGACAACCGGcacaaaaaaagaaagagaaagggaaTTGACTATAATGCCGAGATCCCTTTTGAAAAGAGACCCCCTCCAGGCTTTTATGATACAGTGGGTGAGGACAGGCCACTTGAGCATGTGCAGTTTCCAACTACGATTGAGGAGCTTGAAGGGAGGAGAAGAGTGGATGTAGAGGCTCAATTAAGAAAGCAAGACATTGCCAAGAACAAGATTCTGCAGAGGCAGGATGCTCCTGCCGCAATAATGCAAGCAAATAAACTCAATGACCCAGAAGCTGTCACGAGAAGGTCCAAACTAATGCTTCCACCACCCCAAATTTCTGATCATGAATTGGAGGAGATTGCAAAGATGGGCAATGCCGGTGATCCTGCTCTAGCCGAGGAGCTTGGTGAAGGAAGTACTGCCACCAGGACACTGCTTGCAAATTATTCCCAGACTCCAAGGCTTGGTATGACACCATTGCGAACGCCGCAACGAACGCCAGGTGGGAAAGGTGACGCTATTATGATGGAGGCAGAGAATCTTGCACGTTTAAGGGAATCACAAACACCTCTTTTAGGAGGCGATAACCCAGAGCTTCACCCATCAGATTTCTCAGGCGTTACACCACGTAAGAAAGAGATACAGACTCCGAATCCCATGGCAACGCCTCTGGCTAGCCCTGGCCCTGGTGTTACCCCAAGGATTGGTTTGACACCGTCCAGAGATGGAAATTCCTTTGGGTTAACTCCAAAAGGAACCCCTTTCAGGGATGAGCTTCACATAAATGAAGAGGTGGAAATGCAAGACAGCGCTCAGCTTGAGCTTCGTAGGCAAGCAGAGTTAAGAAGAGGTCTGCGGTCTGGTTTTGCTTCTATTCCACAGCCTAAGAATGAGTACCAGATAGTTATGCCACCTATcacagaggagaaggaagaagctgAAGAGAGAATTGAAGAGGATATGTCAGACAGGTTAGCACGAGAAAGGGCTGAGGAACAAGCAAGGCAGGAGGCATTGCTCAGAAAGAGGTCCAAAGTGTTGCAGAGGAGTTTGCCTAGGCCACCTGCTGCTTCAGTGGAGATTCTCCGGCAATCTCTTATTAAAGGTGGTGAAAGCAGAAGTACCTTTGTGCCTCCTACATCACTTGAACAAGCTGACGAGCTAATAAATGAGGAACTCCTTAGGCTccttgagcatgataatgctaaATATCCTCTTGATGAACAAACtcagagagagaaaaagaaagggaGCAAGCGTCAGACAAATGGGGCAGCTTTCGTCCCTGAAATCGAAGGTTTTGATGAGCATGAGCTAAAAGAG GCAAGTTCTATGGTTGAGGAGGAGATTCAGTATCTTCGTGTGGCCATGGGCCATGAAAATGAATCTTTTGAGGATTTTGTAAAGTCACATGATGCATGCCAAGAGGACCTTATGTTTTTCCCTGCTAACAGCAGCTATGGCCTTGCTAGTGTTGCTGGAAATGCTGATAAAATTTCTGCTTTGCAACATGAGTTTGAAATGGTAAAGAAGAGAATGGATGATGAGGCAAAGAAAGCTTCTCGGCTTGAGCAGAAGATCAAACTGCTGACACAAGGATACCAG GCACGAGCTGCAAAATTGGGGTCACAGATCCAGGACACCTTCAAGCAGATGAACACTGCAGCCACAGAACTTGAATGCTTCCAAGAGTTGCAGAAACAAGAACAGATGGCTGGTGCCTATCGCGTGAGAAATTTGTCTGAAGAAGTGAATAAACAGAAAGCACTAGAACAGACTCTCCAGAGCCGCTATGGTGATCTGTTGTCTGGTTACCAGAGCATCCATGAACAACTTGAGGAGCACAAGAGGCTACTTAAGCTACAGGAGGAGGCAATAGAGGCAGAAAAGCGTGCTAAGGAGGCAATAGAGGCAGAAAAGCGTGCTAAGGAGGCGGCATTAGAGGCAGAAAATCGTGCTAAGGAGGAGGCAATAGAGGCAGAAAACCGTGCTAAGGAGGCATTAGAGGCAGAAACCCGTgctaaggaggaggaggaagctgcaGCTCGAAATCGTGCTGCtgaggaagaaaatgagaggaagaatcaTGACATTGAAGAGGAATCAGGACAGACGACTACAGTTACTGATGAAGAAGCTGCAGGAAGCAAAGGAGATCAGATGGATATGGACAATGCCGATGTAGCTGGAGAACTTGTAGGTCCAATTCCTCCATTGCCTGACACTCGAGTGGATAACAATGGGGCTTCAGTTGAACAGAGTACTTCTAATGCTCAGAGTGGTGACAGCGTTACTGTGAATGAGGGAGCCATTGACAAGGTcgatttatccaaattagatggtCAGGACAATACCAGTTGTAGCATGGATATTGATGCTGGTAACCAGGAAGAGGGAAAAAATGTTCTCCCGGCTGCTGCTACAAGTGTAGATGTAGGGAACACACCTGTATCTTCAGATCAAGCTGTCTCGAATGAAGGGAGTGATGCGGTTCAGGCACCTGTATCTTCAGATCAAGCTGTCTCGAATGAAGGGAGTGACGCGGTTCACGCACCTGTATCTTCGGATGAAGCTGCGTCAAATGAAGAGAGCGGCGCGGTTCCTGAATAA